GTTTTAAGCAGTTAACTACTGCAAGCCGTTTGAATAGACATTTGAGGGTGCACACTGGGAAAAATCTtaataagtgtgaaatttgttttagacAGTTTAGTCAAATAAGTCATTTGAAAAGACATCTGAAAGTACATACTGGGGAACAACCATACAAGTGCGAGGTTTGTTTTAAGCGATTTGGTGAAATGTATGgtttgaaaaatcatttgaaaATGCACACTAAGGAAAAATCTTAtgagtgtgagatttgttttaagcactTTTCTCTAAAAAAGACTCTGAAAAGACATTtcagagtgcacactggggaaactCCTTACACGTGTGAGACTTGTTTTAAGCAATATACTGACACGTATGCtttgaaaaatcatttaaaatcgcatactggagaaaagcccTATAAATGTGAGCTTTGTATTAAGCAGTTTGCTCAGAAAGCTCATTTGAATCTTcatttgaaagtgcacactggagaaaaacctcacaagtgtgaaatttgttttaagacgTTTTCTCAGAAATCTAATTTGAAAAGTCATTTGATAGTGCACACTGAAGAAAAACATTACAAGTGTGAGATATGTTTTAAACCATTCAGTGATGCAGGTTCTTTGAAAAGACATCtaagagtacacactggagaaagacgttacaagtgtgagatttgttttaaacagtttagtgaagcaggtcatttgaaaacacattcaagagtgcacactggggaaaagccGTACAATTGTGAGATTTGTTTTAGGAAGTTTTCTCAGaaatctcatttgaaaggtcatttgatagtgcacactggagaaaaacatTACAAGTGTGAGATATGTTTTAAACAATTCAGACAATCAAGTGCTTTGAAAAGACATcagagagtgcacactggagaaaaaccttacaagtgtgagatttgttttaaatcATTCATTGAATCGAGTGCTTTGAAAAGACATCTGAAAGTGCACACTCGGTAAAAACCTTGCAAGTGTAAAATTTGCTTTAAACAACTCAGTAAAGCAACAAAATGTAAACTTCTTAAAATTAATTGATACAATTTCAACCTAATGATATGATATCCGACCACATTAACAGGATTAAAATAACtccataaaatatattatttaggTGTTCATATTCAAAATGAACTAATTTAGTTCTAGTCCCCAGTACACCGTCATTTTGAAAAtgattacttcttcttcttgtcttttTTCCTTTTATGCCTATTACGGCGTCGGATTATGGTCCGTTGTCAAATGTCAAATTagcttatttattatttattgtttttattagcGCTAACGTTATTACCGTCCCTTATTTCAAGCTAAAtatagagagatatcgcaaaggcATTTTTACCGCACGCTAATAGTGGAATACCctattttgacatgtacgcaagcGCAGAGTGAATTTGAAGTTAATACCGGATAACGAGTCCCGTTATTTAGGTCGAAATAAGGGACGGTAATAACGTTAGCGCTAATTTGAcattaaacaaaaataatttgtagaatacaaattttataaactaaaaattgTAAATCATCTTGTTTCCTGTGTTAAATGCTTGTGTTCTTTAAGGCTAAACGGTCTTCTTCTGGTCttttctttaaacattaattTCCTAGGTTACATTTAATTCCAAACGTCGGTTGTCATAATAACGTTAAGCCTCGCCCCAATACATTTGCGATAACTCTCTTGATGCCCGTGTTGAAATAGACCGTTATCTGTTATTTACTTCTTGACACGTTATTAATGTTAACCTTTGCGATATCTTTCTAATAGCGGGAGACGTTATTCGGTATTAGCGTAACATTCACTCTGCGCACATGTCAAAATAGCATATTCCGCTATTAGCGTGCGATAAAAATGCATTTGCGATATCTCCCTAGGTTACTGTATTAGTAGATATGTTAATATCCTGTCCTATATACTTTacaattaagttttaaaataatattgtattaaataaaaaataaactctGTCTTcttacaattttgtttttttaacttaAAGTTATTTTAACTTTTTGATTTATACATGCTTATAAACTTACTGGAAAAGTTGGGTTTTATGGGAGGGCAAATTATTCTTGGGCACCCGGGTGGCAGGGACCCCAGGAACGACCCTGGTTTGTTACTACTCCCACTTGTACAAAATTACAACTCCCATTGTGTAGTAGCACGCTACTATAATCACCtgcatattatttttttatcgtCAATCGAGATCAAATTACAAATATTATTATGCTTTGTTATATGggctccgtgcgtgaccatggtggggataTACGAAACTATGCCAGCGCCCGTAGCGACGAAATATGACAACTTTGGCGAATCGCTTTCCTAACCCCAGATTCCAGCTCTGTGGTGCTCTTCCTCGTTTTTCTTCTCTGGGGGTTGCCACATCATAGTTTTTTTAGGCAATCTTTCGTCCCCCATTCGGCTCACATGCCCATAGCATATGAGCTGTTCTCTCTCAATATCCTCAACTATAGTGCCCTCTACACCCATTTgttgttttattacttcattccttattctttcggctttcgatattctcatcgatcttctgatggcatccatttccgtggcttcgacctttttcttatatttcttgGTTATTCTCCATGTCTCGGCTCCAtaaagtaggctagttttaaccCATTGTCTCATAtatgttccattttcttttctttgatatttctttACTCCATATAACTCCGTTTAGACATGCTATAGCTCTTCGTGCTTGTATGATTCGATGTTCTATTTCTCGTTCGTCTTTTCCACTACGGTCCAAGATGACGCCCAGCATATTCGTCACATGGATTTATTTTATGATTGTCTTCGATATCGAGTTGTTCTATTTCAGCGCCAATTGAGAGTTATTTTGTCTCTTCTAAAttgagaagtcggtaaattcgtagttttttacgtttttcgtcaatatttctaaaactatgaggtttagcatgaacaaccttctatacaaaaatgttctacattaaatttgaaataaaaaatgctgTATActtaatccttctaaaatgaacggttccaaagttacggaggtagtatagtataattggtccaaaaaaaaggcctaacccagacatacaaagtaaaagttttcctccaacaccaaattgttctatatggtccacatattgttcagtaaaaagttacaccattttgagcatccggtttgggggagagaagtcggtaaattagtggtttctttacgtttttcgtcaatatttctaaaactatgtttaacgtaaacaatgttctatacaaaaacgttctacataaaatttaaaacaaaaatggtcctatccataataattgttataaaatcaacggttccagagttacggagggtgaaatgtggaggttttcgatactttttatattacttgggcaattgatgatgattttggctggtgaggttgacgtttcttcaagggcttatcactaacataacattggccactgaaatagcaaatcc
This genomic window from Diabrotica virgifera virgifera chromosome 1, PGI_DIABVI_V3a contains:
- the LOC126885331 gene encoding zinc finger protein 28-like isoform X1, which codes for MEVKQEASEEICKIETYNETFDGPLALDAFKVEIKEEPKTEPAFETFGYLDLYEFPIKTEVEDECKFTPLDEKQTTNEEGSPRQEDNKMKIMETSTADPSHKGKRTKPYKCETCFKQLTTASRLNRHLRVHTGKNLNKCEICFRQFSQISHLKRHLKVHTGEQPYKCEVCFKRFGEMYGLKNHLKMHTKEKSYECEICFKHFSLKKTLKRHFRVHTGETPYTCETCFKQYTDTYALKNHLKSHTGEKPYKCELCIKQFAQKAHLNLHLKVHTGEKPHKCEICFKTFSQKSNLKSHLIVHTEEKHYKCEICFKPFSDAGSLKRHLRVHTGERRYKCEICFKQFSEAGHLKTHSRVHTGEKPYNCEICFRKFSQKSHLKGHLIVHTGEKHYKCEICFKQFRQSSALKRHQRVHTGEKPYKCEICFKSFIESSALKRHLKVHTR